The genome window GGGCACGTCCTGGTGGCGGCGCAACTGCTGCCGAAGAGACGTGCTGACAAAATCATGCACACCACGCTGGTCATGAAAACGAACCTCATGTTTGGTCGGATGCACATTGACATCCACCTTTTCCGGTTCAAGAGCAAGAAACAACACACACATCGGATAACGTCCCTTCATCAACAGATGACGATAACCGTCAAGAATGGCATGTTGCAGCACCCGATCTTTGACAAAGCGCCCATTGATAAAACTGTAGATCCCCTGCGTAGAGGACCGGTTCAATGTCGGGTCGCCAATAAACCCCGAAAGATGGAGTCTATCATCGCCGCAATCAACGTCGATCAGTTTTTCCACCACTGAGCGCCCTAACACATCGGCCACACGGGCCTTGAGTGATTTTTGCCGGTAGAGATCAAGAATTGTTCGCTGATTGTGGATCAGGCGAAAATGCACATGTGGATGTGCAAGACTCAAGCGAGTGATAATCTCGGCAATATGCCCGAACTCGGTTTCATCACGCCGTAAAAACTTGCGCCGGGCAGGCAAATTGAAAAACAGGTCACGAATTTCAAAGCGCGTCCCGACAGAAGCCGCTTCCGGTTCATGGTGGCGCACTTCTCCGGCAACCAGCTCAAGCCGATTCCCCGTCTCTTCGCCAGCCTGACCACTGACCACTGCCAAGCGCGAAACCGCAGCAATAGACGGCAGAGCTTCACCACGAAACCCCAGAGAACTCAGATGAAACAGATCTTTCTCACTGCGAATTTTGCTTGTTGCATGGCGTTCAAAACATAAAAACAGATCTTCCTTACTCATGCCGAAACCATTGTCACTGACGCGGATTTTCTTTTTGCCACCGCGCTCAACATCAACAGTCACCTCGGTCGCCTGAGCATCCAGAGCATTCTCCACCAACTCCTTCACAACAGATGCCGGCCGTTCAACGACTTCACCAGCTGCAATCTGGTTACACAAGGTCTCAGGAAGGATGGCGATTCGATTATTTTGTGGCATAGACAACGTCACCAATTCAGTTCAGACAAAAAAGGACCGGCATACGCCAGCCCCTCTGGTTACTACATATCCGGAAAATCGCTCAGGAGCGCCGCTGTTCCATCTTGGACAATGTGGTTTCAATTTTACTCAGATGGGCATCAACACCTTGAGTTGCCTGAGTAAGGGGCAACTGAGCCAACCCCAGATCACCTGCCACACTTTGCACGATCTGCGGCACCACTCCGGTAAGTTTTTGTAAATAGGCCTCAAACAGACAATTATCACACAGCGTGTTGATCAGTCTGGGAACACCGGCGGAGTATTGAAAGATCAGCTTGACGGCGGGCCCGGAGAACAGCATGTTTTTCGCCCCAGACACCTGCAAGCGGTGCTTGATATAGGCCAGAGTCGACTCTTCATTTAAAGAATGTAGATAATAGCGCATGGCGACCCGCTGAGCGAGTGGTTCATCAAGGCGCAAACACTCCTCAACTTCCGGCAGGCCGAAAAAAATCACATTAAGCAACTTTTTACCGGGGATCTCCAGATTAAGCAAACCGCGAAACTCTTCCATCAAAGCTCGGGTTTGCAGCATCTGCGCCTCATCGATCAACACCACAGCCCGGCGCCCCTGTTTGTCAATCTCCAGCAACCGCTCATAAAGCTGCTTGAGAACCATCATACGATCAGCTGCCGGTTTGGCAACACCCAGCTGCATGGCAATACGGGTCAAGATCCATTCCGGCGTAATCCCGGAATGTACCATCACCAGCAACGAAGACTCATACATCTCTGAAGGCAGGGTGTCGAGCATGCGCCGAGCAAGTGTGGTTTTCCCCGAGCCAATGCCGCCCACCAGAACTGCCAACCCCTTATTGGAGTCCACAGCGCGTAAAACACGCGTCAGAGCCTGACTGTGCTGTTCACTGTCAAAGTAAAAACGGGCATCCGGGGCATTTGAAAAGGCCTCACGTTCCAGGCCGAAATATTCGGTATAACTCATAGCGCACTTCCAAAACAAACAATGTCGGCTCGAGTATCATCGAGCCGACATGATCAGGTCAATATCTTATAAATACGAAACCCGCGATTCACCTTGTGCTGAACCAGAGTCATCGTCAACCAGCTCCTTGAGTTCAATGATTTTAATACTGACATCACGGAACGTGGCATCATTATCCGCTACGACCTGATAGCTGGCCAAGGCATCAGCATAGCGATGCCATGCCTCGTAAAGCAGCCCGGTCTCGTAATACAGCACAACGCGATCCTTCGTACTCAACAAAGAGTCGGACAGCCCCTGCGTCAGAACGTCTTCAGCCTGATCAAATTTCTGTTGATCAATATAGCATGCCGCTTTCAGGGTCAAGCTGTCAATTTTACGCAGCGGACTGCGGATCGCCTTATCAAATTCAGCAATGGCGTCATCGTAAAGACCCATCTCTTTATAGGCCACGCCGAGATTGTAGGCCGATTCAGTATCTTCATCACCGATAACCGTTTGAACCCCGCGCTGGGAATCCGCCAAATCATGCACACCATCATCGGTAGTCGCCTGGCCTAATGACCCTTCGAGGCTGGAGTCAATATCCTCCTCGCCCATGTTGAGATCGACATTCTCCAACGGAGCGACAAAGGAATCATCAATCACCATGTCGAGATCAAATGATTCATCACTGTCCGCAGCCTGAACCTGAACAGGTGCCTTGGTCGGTTGCACATCGGCCTGGACCGCCGCCTCCGGTTTATCCCCTTGGCGCTGAGAAGCAATAGCGTCGAGACGCTGTTGAATCTCGGCATTGCCGGGACACGCCTGAGCCAAACGTTTGCAGACCTGTTCGGCTTCATCAAGAAGTCCCTGTTGCAGATAAAAGTCCGCTTCTTCCAAGTCGGTCTGAATATCAACGGGTGCCGAGCCGCCACTGCTGTCATCATCACTGATATCAAAACTGATATCATCAAAGGAGGTCTCGTCGCCTTCACCCTGAGCGTCATCAACGAGATCAAACTCCAGCTCATCAAATTCGACGGAATCGTCTGACGAACTTTCGTCACTGACAGACGGGGTTACCTCATCAAAACTAACGGTGTCAAACGCGTTAACATCACCACCTGCAAAATCATCGCCCGCAGCAAAATCATCTTCACCGCCACCGGCAAAAAGATCTTCCCCGGTCGAGTCTTCAGTGGACAGGACATTGAACAGCTTCTCCCCTTCACCAAGATACTCATACACCGCATGAAGGGAGGGCAGCAGCTCTTTGTTGTCCGGAAAAACCTCGTACATCTTTTCGTAAAAGGGTTTTAGTTCGGCAACACGTTCAGCGGCAAAAAACGCCTGCCGTTTTTTCTCCAAAGAACTCAGAGTCAGCTCGTATTGCTCAACATCGACACTGGCCTGATAAAGACGCAGCCAGTAATCCAGGTTATCGGGCTCAGCCTGAACTAACTTCTGCAGACATTCAAGTTCATGGGAGAAATCACTGCAGGCATGATAACCACGTGCCAAGGCCGACAGAACCGTAAGGTCCTGTGGATGTTGCCGCTGCAGATTGGTCAGGAACTGAACACCGCCCAGAGGCTCGCCGAACTCAACCATGGCCGTGCCGTAATTCACCTTGACGCCTAAATTGTCGGGCCACACCTCGGTGAAACGCTCGTAAAATTTCTGCAGTTGTTTGTAATTACCCAGATCGTGAATGCGCTGTTCCACCTTCTCAAAGGCCTGGATCGCTTCATCGGTTTTATCGATCTTGGCATAAAACTCTGCCGTCTGCATACCGATGGTAATATTCTCGGGATCAAGTTCCTGCATGCGCAGCAGGACCTTAATCGCTTCATCATGCTCTTGATATTGCTGATGGTGTTGCAACAGGACGCGGTACTCAGACAGGGCATTACCGACCAGCCCCTGCTGTTCATTGAGTTTGGCCAGTTTCAGGGTATACGCGGTATTTTGCGGATCAAGTTTCTGCATCTGCTTGTAAACCGCAATGGCCTTAAGGTAGAAGGTGTTTTCAGCGTAGTGCGCTGCAACCGTTTCATATTCCGTTAATGCCTCTTCAGTCTTTCCAAGTCGACTGTAGAGTTCAGCAAGCTTTTGGCGACTGCGCACATCCCGGTCATCGATTTTAAGCACCTTCAGGTACTCCTTAACCGCTCTGGCGAGATTATTCTTCTGCAGATGCTTTTGAGCTGCTGCTAAAATTTTATCTTTATTTGCCACAGGATCCTCTAAAACAAAGAGTGGAGACTTTGCTCCGTTGACAACGTTGAAATTTCCTTTAATGCTAAAGCACAGACCCGATTAGGTCAAGTGCATAATCCATTGAATTCCCAAAGGAAAAGTCGTCAACAGACCAACAAAAAGCACTCCGCTCTTTAACCTCTCCCACCATCTTCATGAGCAAAAAGACCGCTTAAAATTACTGATGTCTGAACAAGGACTTAAGGTCTTGAATTTCCTTGGAAGTCAAAGAGCGGCATTGCCCCTTGGCCAGCGTCCCTAATTCAAGAGAACCAATCCGTATGCGCTTCAAAGCACTCACCTCGAAGCCAACCCCCCGGCACATCCGCCGCACCTGACGGTTACGACCTTCACGAATTTCCAGGTCAAACCAACTGTTGCGCGGCGAATGATGAACATTGCGCACCACAGCTGGAGCCGTCACGCCATCCTCCAGTTCCACACCTTGCTCAAGTTGCCGACAGGCCTGAGGACTGATTCGCCCATTGACTTTAACCCGGTAGGTTTTACTGACCTGATGACGAGGATGCAGCAAATGCTGAGTCAGGGCACCGTCATTGGTCAACAACAGCAACCCCTCACTGTTGACATCAAGACGCCCCACCGGATAGACCCGCTGCGGAATCCCTTTTAAAAAACGGCGGATCGTCGGTCGACCCTGAGGATCTTTGAGCGTTGTCACATAGCCCAGCGGTTTATTTAGAAGCAGGTAGAGTTTCTGTTCCGCCCGCGGTAACGCCTTCCCATCAACCTCTATGCGGTCAACAGACGGATCGGCTTTGTCTCCAAGTGTCACCGAACGACCATTGACACGCACTCTGCCATCTTTGAGCCACTGTTCAGCCTGCCGACGTGATGCCAGCCCGGCTTGGGCGATCAATTTCTGTAAACGCTCAACTGTTGCCATGCCCGTCAAAATCCATTTCCAAAGAGAGGGCCCCGTCTTCAGGATCGGCGAACTCCTGCAAGTTGGGCAATTCCGATAAGTCCTTTAAACCGAAAAATTCAAGAAAATGGCGGCTGGTTCCATAGAGCAATGGACGACCGGGAACATCTTTCTTCCCGACAATTTTCACCAGCTGTTTTTCCATCAGCATGCGCACCACGCCGCCAGAGTCAACACCACGTAGATATTCAATTTCTGCCCGGGTCACCGGTTGGCGATAGGCGATAATAGCCAGGCTTTCCGTCGCAGCTTTGGACAGCCGGGTTACGCGACTTTTATTGAGCTTCAAAATCCACGCAGCGTATTCGGCACGGGTGCGGATCTGGAATCCACCCGCCACCTCCTGCAACACTACGCCGCGATTATCCTGAGCATATTCAACCATCAACTCCTGCAGCGCCTGGCGCAAGACCGTGGTCTCTACCTCAAACAAGGCCTGCAGACGATCAAACCGCAACGGTTCGTCACTGCTGAACAAAACAGCTTCAAGGCGCGCCTTGAGAGGACTGTCATTGGTATCCATGATCGACTCCTTCAAGCCGCTCCACCTCACCACGGCGCACAGATTCCGCCGGATAAAGATAGAGGGTTCCTTTCTGATTAAGCTGGACAACCCGACACAACTGCAACTTGACCAGTTCCAGAACCGCGATAAAGATGATGACAATTTCATCACGTTGCGGGGATGGCGCAAAGCAATCACGAAACGACACCATCTCCTTATGACGCAGCCGAGCCAACAGGCGGCGCAGCCCCTGCGCCACGGTCAGAGCCGATTTGCTGACGGCATGAACCGGAGGGGCCGGCGCTTCCTCAAGTAATTCGCGCAGAGCCTTGACCAGATCGTAGACGCCCACATCGTGAACCATCGGCTCCGGGTCGTCCTCAGCAACATCCTCAATGCCGTCCGGGCGCACAAACACATCACGATTCAGTTGCGGATAGCCTTCCAACTGCTCGGCTCCGTCCTTATAACGGCGATATTCGAGCAAACGCTGAACCAGTTCAGCCCGCGGATCAATCTCGTCCTCTTCTCCCTCATCCGGGTCACGTCGCGGCAGCAGCATCCGTGATTTAATATGCATTAGGGTGGCCGCCATGACGAGAAATTCACTGGCAATATCGAGATTGTGTTCCTTCATCTGATCGAGATATTCAAGATATTGCCGGGTAATCTGGGCCATAGAGATATCGTAGATATCCATCTCATTTTTGTGCACCAGATGCAGCAGCAGGTCAAGTGGTCCGTCAAAACTTTCCAGGTGCACTTGATAGGCGGCAGGAGTCGGAGTTTCGAGCAATTTATCCACGACTGAACAGGAAATGGATCACCGCCTCAACAACACTCCACTGTTGACCGGCGAAAAAAGCGACCAGACCGATAATGACCGGTCCAAGCAGGTTGTGCCACACATCGGTGAAGAAGACCACGGCAATGACGATAAAGAAACCAAACGGTTCAAGCTTCATCAACATGGCGGCATAGCGGATCGGCAACATGGCGGCCAGCACACGTCCACCATCCAGCGGCGGAACCGGAATCAGGTTGAACACGGCCAGGATCACATTGATATACAGACTGAAAGCAGCCATCAACGAGATCGGATGGGTCACAACATTCAACCAGGCCAGACCAAGCCCTTCAATTAAACCAACCAGATGGAGCAACAGCGCCGATAGCAGAGCCAGAGTAAAATTGGCCGTCGGACCGGCCAAAGCTACCCACAGCATACTGCGGTGAGGATGTCGCAGATTGGTCACATTTACCGGAACCGGCCGCGCCCAGCCAAAGCCGACAAACAGCAAGGCCAGGGTGCCGACAGGGTCCAGATGACGCAACGGGTTCAGGGTCAACCGCCCCAACAGCCGCGCGGTCGGATCTCCGAGACGGTCAGCCGCATACCCATGAGCAACTTCATGCACCGTCACCGCCAACAAGGCCGGCACCAGCATGATTGAAATTTTAAGAAAAATCTGTTCCATAACTCAGCGGAACACTCCACCTTTGATTTCAGGTATCAGCAGGACATTTGGCAAGAGCGAACAAAATCGACCTCATCCTGCCGTGACGAGACTTCTGCGTCAAGACGCGCATCACGTAAAAGAGCAAGCACCTCGCCGATGCGCGGACCACGATCAACACCTAGAGCGATCAAATCATCGCCATTGAGCAGCGGCTTCACATCGCGCCATTGGGTTAAGTACTGGGAGACAGCCAGCCGCACCGCATCACTGTGCGTACGAGCCATGGCATAGAGCAACATTTCATCACCAATCCCCTTGAGTCGTTGCGACACTTCACTGGGGCGATATTCGGCCAACTTTTGTTGATCGCGCTCCAAGCGATGAAAGACTTTCATCACCCGGCAACGTTCACCAACCAGAATATCCTGCCAGCGTTGGGGAACCGACAGTTTACCACAAACAGCGGCCATTGCGTCATCGGATAATGGCTGACTCAAGCACAAAAAATACACCACCCAGCGTTCAACGGGGCTACCGGTATAAAGCAACTCATGCCAGTGCAATGCTTTTTGCGCCTGACGAAACGACTCTTTAACCCGGGCATCAACCCGCCATTGATCACACAGACAGGCCAGAAGCCCCAACTCTTCCAGACGAGAGATCGCCGGAAAGGGGTTCTCCTCATTGAGAATAATGGTCAGTTCATTGAACAAACGCAGCGGACCGACGCGCTGAACAAAGTCCATCTCCACGGCACTGCGCAACAGATTTTCCGTATGCATACCAAGCTTAAAACCCAACCGTTGCTCAAAACGAACCGCCCGAAACATACGCGTCGGATCTTCAACAAAACTCAAGTTGTGCAAGACCCGAATCGCCTTGTCGTGCAAATCGCGCTGGGCGCCAAAGTAATCAAGCAATTCACCATAGCTGTCGTGATTCAACGCCAGCGCCAGTGTGTTGATGGTAAAATCGCGCCGGTACAAATCAAGCTTGATCGACGCCTCCTCAACATTGGGCAACGCCCCCGGTTCCAGGTAATACTCGGTGCGGGTAGAGGCTACATCCAGCTTATAGCCATCGTCAAAGATAACCACCGCCGTGACAAACTTCTCATGGGCCCGCACCCGGCAGGCGTGTTGGTCGGCAAAACGGCGGGCAAAATCAATGGCATTGCCCTCCACGACAATATCCACATCAAGGTTTTTTTTATGCAGCAACAGATCACGGACAAAACCGCCCACCGCATACACGGAACAGCCCACCTCATCGGCAACAGAGGAAATCTGACTGAGAAGTTGCTGAATCCGCTTCGGCAACCGGGTCTGAATCAGGCGCTGGACATGACGAGGGTGCAAGCCGATACCGTCTCCGGCCAACACCTGATCTGACGGCTGACGCAAGGCTCGACCACCGGACACCAGATGACGCAACAGATCGGCGCGAGTGATCACCCCAACCACCGCGTGTCCATCGACCACCGGCACAAACCGCTGACGCTGCTCAACAATCAGCTGCTGTACCTGCGACAGCTCCGTATCCGGGGCAACCCGGCCAAACTCCGTTGACATGTAATCACGCACGGCACTGGTGCTCAGGCCATGATGGATCGCCCGCTCCACGGTCTGCCGCGTGATATAGCCTTTCAGCTCGGCTCCCTCGACAACCAGCAGAGCATTAATATTGTAGCGGGTCAGCAAATCGCGCGCCTTGCTCAGCGCAGCCAGCCCTTCAACAGAGCGAGCCGGAGCTGACATCAGATGGCGGGCCTGCCATTGCGGTGCAATCACGTCATCGAGCAGGGTCGGCAAACCATCCATCACCTGCACCAGGGTCTTGTCACGAACCGTCGCCGAAGCGGCCGTGGCATGGCCACCCCCTCCGAGCGCGGCCATCACCTGACCGACATGAACCTGCTCCAACCGTGAACGCGCCACCAGGAACACCCGATCCTCCAGCCGAACCGCCACGATCAGCACATCGAGATTCTCCATATCGCGAATTTTGTGTGCCAGCACAGCAATATCACCAACATAGCGATCAATGGAAGCATGGGCCAGATTGACTTCAACGCCCTTGATGGTCATCACTTGGCGCGAATTGAGCAACTGATGGAGAAGATCTACCTGCGCGGCGGATAACTCTCGATTGAGATAGTCGGACACCACATCGAGCTGAGCCCCGCACTCCAACAAAAAAGATCCCGCCGCATAATCGGCCACCGTCGTCGATGAAAACAGCAGATTGCCGGTATCTTCGTAGAGGCCGAGCATCATCATGGTCGCCTGACGGGCATCGGGAATGAGCCCCCGCTCTTTGAGCAACTCACACATCAGGGTCACAGTAGACCCGACCCGGCGCACCATCTCAACGTCTGGAACACGCTCACTGGCGGCAATGGGATGATGGTCGTAGAGATGAAATTCGATGGCCGGATTCCGCAGCAACGGCTCAAACGGGCCGATACGTGACGCCCGGTTGACGTCCACCAGAATCAGACGTCGGATCTGTTTAACATCAAGCTCTTTGAAGCGGGTAAATTCCATGCCATGCGCATAATGTTTCAAGAAGTCACGCAAAGCCGGTTCCTGGGCTCCGGCAAACACCAGACGCGCCCCAGGATACAACAACCGGGCCGCAACCATGGCACCCAGGCAATCAAAATCGGCATTAATGTGGGTGGTTACAACATCCATCCAGGGTCCGCTTCTCCATAAGAGAGGTCAAAGACAATCATTCCTGCAACGAACCGATCCACTGATTGATATCGTCGATCCCTTTATCCCGACAAAACTGCTCAATGCCGTCAACAATCTCGCTCATGGCACCAGGGTTGACCAGATTGGCGGTTCCCACCTGGACAGCCGTGGCACCGACAAGCAGAAACTCCAAGGCATCCTTG of Desulfuromonas acetoxidans DSM 684 contains these proteins:
- the scpB gene encoding SMC-Scp complex subunit ScpB; the protein is MDTNDSPLKARLEAVLFSSDEPLRFDRLQALFEVETTVLRQALQELMVEYAQDNRGVVLQEVAGGFQIRTRAEYAAWILKLNKSRVTRLSKAATESLAIIAYRQPVTRAEIEYLRGVDSGGVVRMLMEKQLVKIVGKKDVPGRPLLYGTSRHFLEFFGLKDLSELPNLQEFADPEDGALSLEMDFDGHGNS
- a CDS encoding tetratricopeptide repeat protein, with the translated sequence MANKDKILAAAQKHLQKNNLARAVKEYLKVLKIDDRDVRSRQKLAELYSRLGKTEEALTEYETVAAHYAENTFYLKAIAVYKQMQKLDPQNTAYTLKLAKLNEQQGLVGNALSEYRVLLQHHQQYQEHDEAIKVLLRMQELDPENITIGMQTAEFYAKIDKTDEAIQAFEKVEQRIHDLGNYKQLQKFYERFTEVWPDNLGVKVNYGTAMVEFGEPLGGVQFLTNLQRQHPQDLTVLSALARGYHACSDFSHELECLQKLVQAEPDNLDYWLRLYQASVDVEQYELTLSSLEKKRQAFFAAERVAELKPFYEKMYEVFPDNKELLPSLHAVYEYLGEGEKLFNVLSTEDSTGEDLFAGGGEDDFAAGDDFAGGDVNAFDTVSFDEVTPSVSDESSSDDSVEFDELEFDLVDDAQGEGDETSFDDISFDISDDDSSGGSAPVDIQTDLEEADFYLQQGLLDEAEQVCKRLAQACPGNAEIQQRLDAIASQRQGDKPEAAVQADVQPTKAPVQVQAADSDESFDLDMVIDDSFVAPLENVDLNMGEEDIDSSLEGSLGQATTDDGVHDLADSQRGVQTVIGDEDTESAYNLGVAYKEMGLYDDAIAEFDKAIRSPLRKIDSLTLKAACYIDQQKFDQAEDVLTQGLSDSLLSTKDRVVLYYETGLLYEAWHRYADALASYQVVADNDATFRDVSIKIIELKELVDDDSGSAQGESRVSYL
- a CDS encoding site-2 protease family protein; this encodes MEQIFLKISIMLVPALLAVTVHEVAHGYAADRLGDPTARLLGRLTLNPLRHLDPVGTLALLFVGFGWARPVPVNVTNLRHPHRSMLWVALAGPTANFTLALLSALLLHLVGLIEGLGLAWLNVVTHPISLMAAFSLYINVILAVFNLIPVPPLDGGRVLAAMLPIRYAAMLMKLEPFGFFIVIAVVFFTDVWHNLLGPVIIGLVAFFAGQQWSVVEAVIHFLFSRG
- a CDS encoding segregation and condensation protein A; this encodes MLETPTPAAYQVHLESFDGPLDLLLHLVHKNEMDIYDISMAQITRQYLEYLDQMKEHNLDIASEFLVMAATLMHIKSRMLLPRRDPDEGEEDEIDPRAELVQRLLEYRRYKDGAEQLEGYPQLNRDVFVRPDGIEDVAEDDPEPMVHDVGVYDLVKALRELLEEAPAPPVHAVSKSALTVAQGLRRLLARLRHKEMVSFRDCFAPSPQRDEIVIIFIAVLELVKLQLCRVVQLNQKGTLYLYPAESVRRGEVERLEGVDHGYQ
- a CDS encoding CBS domain-containing protein, producing the protein MDVVTTHINADFDCLGAMVAARLLYPGARLVFAGAQEPALRDFLKHYAHGMEFTRFKELDVKQIRRLILVDVNRASRIGPFEPLLRNPAIEFHLYDHHPIAASERVPDVEMVRRVGSTVTLMCELLKERGLIPDARQATMMMLGLYEDTGNLLFSSTTVADYAAGSFLLECGAQLDVVSDYLNRELSAAQVDLLHQLLNSRQVMTIKGVEVNLAHASIDRYVGDIAVLAHKIRDMENLDVLIVAVRLEDRVFLVARSRLEQVHVGQVMAALGGGGHATAASATVRDKTLVQVMDGLPTLLDDVIAPQWQARHLMSAPARSVEGLAALSKARDLLTRYNINALLVVEGAELKGYITRQTVERAIHHGLSTSAVRDYMSTEFGRVAPDTELSQVQQLIVEQRQRFVPVVDGHAVVGVITRADLLRHLVSGGRALRQPSDQVLAGDGIGLHPRHVQRLIQTRLPKRIQQLLSQISSVADEVGCSVYAVGGFVRDLLLHKKNLDVDIVVEGNAIDFARRFADQHACRVRAHEKFVTAVVIFDDGYKLDVASTRTEYYLEPGALPNVEEASIKLDLYRRDFTINTLALALNHDSYGELLDYFGAQRDLHDKAIRVLHNLSFVEDPTRMFRAVRFEQRLGFKLGMHTENLLRSAVEMDFVQRVGPLRLFNELTIILNEENPFPAISRLEELGLLACLCDQWRVDARVKESFRQAQKALHWHELLYTGSPVERWVVYFLCLSQPLSDDAMAAVCGKLSVPQRWQDILVGERCRVMKVFHRLERDQQKLAEYRPSEVSQRLKGIGDEMLLYAMARTHSDAVRLAVSQYLTQWRDVKPLLNGDDLIALGVDRGPRIGEVLALLRDARLDAEVSSRQDEVDFVRSCQMSC
- a CDS encoding ExeA family protein; the protein is MSYTEYFGLEREAFSNAPDARFYFDSEQHSQALTRVLRAVDSNKGLAVLVGGIGSGKTTLARRMLDTLPSEMYESSLLVMVHSGITPEWILTRIAMQLGVAKPAADRMMVLKQLYERLLEIDKQGRRAVVLIDEAQMLQTRALMEEFRGLLNLEIPGKKLLNVIFFGLPEVEECLRLDEPLAQRVAMRYYLHSLNEESTLAYIKHRLQVSGAKNMLFSGPAVKLIFQYSAGVPRLINTLCDNCLFEAYLQKLTGVVPQIVQSVAGDLGLAQLPLTQATQGVDAHLSKIETTLSKMEQRRS
- the mutL gene encoding DNA mismatch repair endonuclease MutL encodes the protein MPQNNRIAILPETLCNQIAAGEVVERPASVVKELVENALDAQATEVTVDVERGGKKKIRVSDNGFGMSKEDLFLCFERHATSKIRSEKDLFHLSSLGFRGEALPSIAAVSRLAVVSGQAGEETGNRLELVAGEVRHHEPEAASVGTRFEIRDLFFNLPARRKFLRRDETEFGHIAEIITRLSLAHPHVHFRLIHNQRTILDLYRQKSLKARVADVLGRSVVEKLIDVDCGDDRLHLSGFIGDPTLNRSSTQGIYSFINGRFVKDRVLQHAILDGYRHLLMKGRYPMCVLFLALEPEKVDVNVHPTKHEVRFHDQRGVHDFVSTSLRQQLRRHQDVPVCDGEPKMAPAVAPPAEPVTQPDLNLRHVPAPSSVRSASVVEAQAAVSMPLQPPAASQVRESFPAYDDGGKPPVSVISSSPVGCHADGEKTLDLEESSAYFSTLRIIGQFHRSYILCEDGDDLVLIDQHAAHERIGFERLKNQLAQGSIEQQELLFPEVIELNLREDAELQDCRERFESMGFVLEPFGGTSWAVKAVPAYIEKKDIKTMVCDMLTDFSSVGSSDISQQAIDEVLIKMACHGMIRANQTLQLDEMVALLHQLDDVDFNRHCPHGRPVMQRLTLHDVEKMFRRV
- a CDS encoding pseudouridine synthase — encoded protein: MATVERLQKLIAQAGLASRRQAEQWLKDGRVRVNGRSVTLGDKADPSVDRIEVDGKALPRAEQKLYLLLNKPLGYVTTLKDPQGRPTIRRFLKGIPQRVYPVGRLDVNSEGLLLLTNDGALTQHLLHPRHQVSKTYRVKVNGRISPQACRQLEQGVELEDGVTAPAVVRNVHHSPRNSWFDLEIREGRNRQVRRMCRGVGFEVSALKRIRIGSLELGTLAKGQCRSLTSKEIQDLKSLFRHQ